The Longimicrobiales bacterium genome includes the window ACGTGCGGCATCGCCCGCCGCCAGATGGGCGCGCTTCGCCGCATCACCCGCGGCGACCTGCGCCCGGCGCGCTGCTGCCGTCGCTGAGGCACCCACTTCCGCGGCCGCATCGCTCGCCCGCCTGTAGTACTTCTCGCTGAACTCACGCGCGGAAACGCTGCGCGCGTAAATCACGTTGGCGAGACGGAACGCCGCCAGCAGCCTGATGTACACCCAGCCGATGTCGAATTCGTACCACTTCGCCTTGAACTTGGCGGAGCGGGGGTCGGCGTGGTGGTTGTTGTGCAGCTCCTCACCGACGATCCACAGACCCAGCGGGATGATGTTCCGGCTCTCGTCCTTCGTGTCGAAATTGCGGTAGCCCGCATGATGGCCGACACCATTGATGATGTTGCCGAAGATGGGGATCCACACCGCCATGCACGCCCAGGCGATCAGGCCCCAGCCGATACCGAACAGGTAGAGATCGACGAGAAGCATGATCAGGATGCCGAGGGCGGGACGCGGCGTATAGAGCCTGCGCTCGATGAAGTCGTCCGGAACGCCGCGGCCGTACTTCGCGAGCGTGTCCTGGTTCTTGGCTTCTTCCCGGTAGAAGAAGACACCACCGCATACGATCTCGAGCAGCCCCTCGGTGTGCGGCGAATGCGGATCGCCTTCGCGGTCCGCATACGCGTGGTGCTTGCGGTGCACCGCCACCCATTCCTTTGTGTTCATGCCCGTGGTGAGCCATAGCCACAGCCGCATGAAATGCTCGACCGGCTTCGCGAACTTCACACCCTCGTGTGTCGCCGAGCGATGCAGGAACAGCGTCACACAGAGATTGCTGATGTGTCCGACAATGACGATATAGAGGACGGGAACCCACCAGGGCTCGGCGAGGGCTGCGAATCCCGGCATTCTACCTCCAGACAATGGCCAACAAAAAAACCGGCCGCTGCTCCAGGCACCGCTTCCGGTCTTCCCGACCAGCAAAGCTGTGCCATCCCGGGCGGGCGAGCAACCCCACCTGCCAGCGTCACGCCGCAGCGGCGAGGAGCCCGGGACGCGGCGGCGCTGT containing:
- a CDS encoding fatty acid desaturase, coding for MPGFAALAEPWWVPVLYIVIVGHISNLCVTLFLHRSATHEGVKFAKPVEHFMRLWLWLTTGMNTKEWVAVHRKHHAYADREGDPHSPHTEGLLEIVCGGVFFYREEAKNQDTLAKYGRGVPDDFIERRLYTPRPALGILIMLLVDLYLFGIGWGLIAWACMAVWIPIFGNIINGVGHHAGYRNFDTKDESRNIIPLGLWIVGEELHNNHHADPRSAKFKAKWYEFDIGWVYIRLLAAFRLANVIYARSVSAREFSEKYYRRASDAAAEVGASATAAARRAQVAAGDAAKRAHLAAGDAARRAQQAAEAAGEAAVEVVRPTRSNEN